Proteins co-encoded in one Kutzneria chonburiensis genomic window:
- a CDS encoding nitroreductase family deazaflavin-dependent oxidoreductase translates to MADLRRAFFGIGKTKFYATVGRALAPIDTTLLRVSRGRLGVGVTVGLRTLLLNTVGKRSGQPRQVPLVFLRQRDGFLVVGSNWGGEHHPAWTVNLLAQPEATATVAGTTIPVRGKLLTGTERAEAWDAIITYWPAYATYAERADHREIRVFRLEPR, encoded by the coding sequence ATGGCCGACCTGCGCCGTGCCTTCTTCGGCATCGGCAAGACGAAGTTCTATGCCACGGTGGGCCGCGCACTCGCGCCGATCGACACCACGCTGCTGCGGGTCAGCCGCGGCCGGCTCGGGGTCGGGGTGACGGTCGGCCTGCGCACGCTGCTGCTCAACACCGTCGGCAAGCGCAGCGGCCAACCCCGGCAGGTGCCGCTGGTCTTTCTTCGGCAGCGCGACGGCTTCCTCGTCGTCGGCTCGAACTGGGGCGGCGAGCACCATCCCGCGTGGACCGTCAATCTCCTGGCGCAGCCGGAGGCGACGGCGACTGTCGCGGGTACGACCATTCCCGTACGGGGCAAGCTGCTCACCGGCACGGAACGCGCCGAGGCCTGGGATGCGATCATCACCTACTGGCCGGCGTACGCGACCTACGCCGAACGCGCGGACCACCGCGAGATCAGGGTTTTCCGATTGGAGCCGCGCTGA
- a CDS encoding alginate lyase family protein, producing MSLRSLRRVGVLATVMAVLSLPMAAGVASAAPAAGDGLCSLPVLSRLCPPKTVVLDGNRLLVNRLALLAGEKTTRTALSDLLKQADVAVDAGPWTVVDKERVPPSGDKHDYLSLAPYWWPSKPKTPDNPLGCPYVQRDGVLNPETTAVPDKAERLKAFSAIYQLSLAWYYTGKPAYAQRAALDLRTWFLDPATKMNPNLNFAQGIPCRNDGRGIGIIEFSYTFTQVLDAAAILSTGAPSWTKGDEAAFKGWSSDFLSWLRTSQYGKDEAAAKNNHGTFMDMLTAGTALYTGQPAVAKDIVEQAKVGRIDHQIAADGSQPEEVARTRTFHYSSFNLVALTRLAQIGRHVGVDLWGYTNPAGGSIVKAVDFLLPAATGGAANWHYPDLNFTQYAPLDSVHAAADAGDRQARAALSQVPAPPGGDLYPVRPASEQLDDISTTG from the coding sequence GTGTCCCTGAGATCCCTGCGACGGGTCGGCGTGCTGGCCACCGTGATGGCCGTGCTCAGCCTGCCCATGGCGGCCGGCGTCGCGTCGGCCGCCCCGGCGGCCGGTGACGGCCTCTGCTCGCTGCCCGTGCTCTCCCGCCTCTGCCCGCCCAAGACCGTCGTGCTCGACGGCAACCGGCTGCTGGTCAACCGGCTGGCCCTGCTGGCCGGCGAGAAGACCACCCGGACAGCGCTTTCCGACCTGCTCAAGCAGGCCGACGTGGCCGTTGACGCCGGGCCGTGGACCGTGGTCGACAAGGAGCGCGTGCCGCCGAGCGGCGACAAGCACGACTACCTGAGCCTCGCCCCGTACTGGTGGCCCAGCAAGCCGAAGACGCCGGACAACCCGCTGGGCTGTCCGTACGTGCAGCGTGACGGCGTCCTCAACCCCGAGACGACCGCCGTGCCGGACAAGGCCGAGCGGCTCAAGGCGTTCAGCGCGATCTACCAGCTGTCGCTGGCCTGGTACTACACCGGCAAGCCGGCCTACGCCCAGCGCGCGGCGCTGGACCTGCGGACCTGGTTCCTCGACCCGGCCACGAAGATGAATCCGAACCTCAACTTCGCGCAGGGCATCCCGTGCCGCAACGACGGGCGCGGCATCGGCATCATCGAGTTCTCCTACACCTTCACCCAGGTGCTCGACGCCGCTGCCATCCTCAGCACCGGCGCCCCGAGCTGGACCAAGGGTGACGAAGCGGCGTTCAAGGGCTGGTCGAGCGACTTCCTGAGCTGGCTGCGCACCAGCCAGTACGGCAAGGACGAGGCCGCCGCGAAGAACAACCACGGCACGTTCATGGACATGCTGACCGCCGGGACCGCGCTCTACACCGGGCAGCCGGCCGTGGCCAAGGACATCGTGGAGCAGGCCAAGGTCGGCCGGATCGACCACCAGATCGCCGCCGACGGCAGCCAGCCCGAGGAAGTCGCCCGCACCCGGACCTTCCACTACTCGTCGTTCAACCTGGTGGCGCTGACCCGGCTCGCCCAGATCGGCCGGCACGTCGGCGTCGACCTGTGGGGCTACACGAACCCGGCCGGCGGCAGCATCGTCAAGGCGGTCGACTTCCTGCTGCCGGCGGCGACCGGCGGCGCGGCCAACTGGCACTACCCGGATCTCAACTTCACCCAGTACGCGCCGCTGGACAGCGTCCACGCCGCCGCGGACGCCGGCGATCGCCAGGCCCGGGCCGCTCTGTCACAGGTCCCGGCCCCGCCCGGCGGCGATCTCTACCCCGTCCGTCCGGCGTCCGAGCAGCTCGACGACATCTCCACCACGGGCTGA
- a CDS encoding FAD-dependent monooxygenase — protein sequence MNSDSIQPVVVVGAGPVGLWTAMELALGGVPTVILERAVERSPHSKALGVQPRTLEVLAMRGLVQPFLDEGRQIPNWHFGMLANRLDYQVLDTPFPFMLAIPQLRTEQLFEQRAVELGVQIRRGHAVTGLDQDDDRVRLHVDGPDGPYTLATRYVVGADGVGSAVRTAAGIAFPGTETTAYHYLGEVHVTETPVVSAQNEHGAFISVRLADGRYRFAGTDAHDSSERGPLTMDMLRTSVARVAGTDFGMHDPAWLSRFGNATRLAEHYRKGRVLLAGDAAHRHVPAGGVGLNVGVQDAMNLGWRLAAVARGDADPSLLDGFHEERHAVGEELIEHTMAQAALISATTPETMALRSLLNTLLADVPELALTLARKLSGLDVTYQAGPRVRDHVSLNGRPVLTAPEPGPETVTTAADLGIDVRVGPDTMLIRPDGHIWLTAADDHATAQALRGLGVRFSARGGDVVELLGRRTDGVEIAAGRGRDL from the coding sequence ATGAATAGTGACAGCATCCAACCGGTCGTGGTGGTCGGGGCCGGCCCGGTCGGCCTGTGGACGGCCATGGAACTGGCCCTGGGCGGCGTGCCGACGGTGATCCTCGAGCGGGCGGTCGAGCGCAGCCCGCACTCCAAGGCGCTGGGCGTGCAGCCGCGCACGCTGGAGGTGCTGGCCATGCGGGGCCTGGTCCAGCCCTTCCTCGACGAGGGCCGGCAGATCCCGAACTGGCATTTCGGCATGCTGGCCAACCGCCTCGACTACCAGGTGCTGGACACGCCGTTCCCGTTCATGCTGGCGATTCCGCAGCTGCGCACCGAGCAGTTGTTCGAACAGCGAGCCGTCGAGCTGGGCGTGCAGATTCGACGCGGTCATGCCGTGACGGGCCTCGACCAGGACGATGACCGCGTGCGGCTGCACGTGGACGGGCCGGACGGCCCCTACACCCTCGCCACGCGTTACGTCGTCGGCGCGGACGGCGTCGGCAGCGCCGTACGCACCGCAGCGGGAATTGCCTTCCCCGGCACCGAAACCACGGCCTACCACTACCTCGGCGAGGTCCACGTCACCGAAACGCCGGTGGTCAGCGCACAGAACGAGCACGGCGCCTTCATCAGCGTCCGATTGGCCGACGGCCGCTATCGCTTCGCCGGCACGGACGCGCATGACAGCAGCGAACGCGGCCCGCTGACCATGGACATGCTGCGGACGTCGGTGGCTCGCGTCGCCGGTACCGACTTCGGCATGCACGACCCGGCCTGGCTGTCCCGGTTCGGCAACGCCACGCGGCTGGCCGAGCACTACCGCAAGGGTCGGGTGCTGCTGGCCGGCGACGCGGCCCACCGGCACGTGCCGGCCGGCGGTGTCGGACTCAACGTCGGCGTGCAGGACGCGATGAACCTGGGCTGGCGGCTGGCCGCCGTGGCCCGTGGCGACGCGGATCCGTCACTGCTGGACGGCTTTCACGAGGAACGCCATGCCGTCGGCGAGGAGCTGATCGAGCACACCATGGCCCAGGCGGCGTTGATCTCCGCGACCACGCCGGAGACCATGGCCCTGCGGTCACTGCTGAACACCCTGCTGGCCGACGTGCCCGAACTCGCGCTGACGCTGGCGCGGAAGCTGTCCGGGCTGGACGTCACCTACCAGGCCGGCCCTCGCGTGCGGGACCACGTCTCGCTCAACGGCCGGCCGGTGCTGACCGCGCCGGAGCCCGGACCGGAGACCGTCACCACAGCGGCAGACCTGGGCATCGACGTGCGCGTCGGGCCGGACACGATGCTCATCCGGCCCGACGGGCACATCTGGCTGACCGCGGCCGATGATCACGCAACCGCTCAGGCGCTGCGTGGCCTCGGCGTTCGCTTCTCAGCCCGTGGTGGAGATGTCGTCGAGCTGCTCGGACGCCGGACGGACGGGGTAGAGATCGCCGCCGGGCGGGGCCGGGACCTGTGA
- a CDS encoding ribonuclease domain-containing protein yields MRLTKRVTLTLSALGMMLGLALVATPAANATVHNSCSISGCSAAASANSTWQSLGYPGQRGWYDWPNGQCSYAGGTYYNNDGQLPGGDSFQEFDVYPRTCGAHRDAARIVVDMDNGEVWFTPDHYSNFYEL; encoded by the coding sequence GTGCGCCTCACCAAGCGCGTCACCCTGACCCTGTCCGCCCTGGGCATGATGTTGGGCCTGGCCCTGGTCGCCACCCCGGCGGCCAACGCCACCGTGCACAACTCCTGCTCCATCTCGGGCTGCTCGGCCGCGGCCTCGGCCAACTCGACCTGGCAGTCACTGGGCTACCCCGGTCAGCGCGGTTGGTACGACTGGCCCAACGGCCAGTGCAGCTACGCCGGCGGCACGTACTACAACAACGACGGCCAGCTGCCCGGCGGCGACTCCTTCCAGGAGTTCGACGTCTACCCGCGCACCTGCGGCGCCCACCGCGACGCCGCCCGCATCGTCGTCGACATGGACAACGGCGAGGTCTGGTTCACCCCCGACCACTACAGCAACTTCTACGAGCTGTAG
- a CDS encoding TetR/AcrR family transcriptional regulator, whose protein sequence is MAERGYRSPVREKHAEETRRMIVEAATELFAERGYGRTSVAAVAAAAGVAVNTVYTSVGGKPALLIALAEDGVADEAALETDRLVAASSDPREIIRLVAEGTGKVRRRRQKALAVLLDNRDADPDVAAAAEVALRGIRDRIAVVAARLVEVGGLRGGLSRKKVEQILWFYFGIEAWRTARGFGWSWAEAGGWLAEQATKALVSAGVTPR, encoded by the coding sequence ATGGCTGAGCGCGGCTACCGGTCACCGGTGCGGGAGAAGCACGCGGAGGAGACCCGGCGAATGATCGTCGAGGCCGCCACGGAGCTGTTCGCCGAGCGCGGGTACGGCCGGACCAGCGTCGCCGCCGTGGCCGCGGCGGCCGGTGTCGCCGTGAACACCGTCTATACGAGCGTCGGCGGCAAGCCGGCCCTGCTCATCGCCCTGGCCGAGGACGGCGTGGCCGACGAGGCCGCGCTGGAGACGGACCGGCTCGTCGCGGCGAGCAGCGATCCCCGCGAGATCATCCGCCTGGTCGCCGAGGGCACGGGCAAGGTCCGCCGCCGCCGGCAGAAGGCGTTGGCCGTGCTGCTGGACAACCGTGACGCTGATCCCGACGTCGCCGCGGCGGCCGAAGTCGCGCTGCGCGGCATCCGCGACCGCATCGCCGTCGTCGCCGCGCGGCTGGTCGAGGTCGGTGGGCTCCGGGGTGGCCTGTCCCGTAAGAAGGTCGAGCAGATCCTCTGGTTCTACTTCGGCATCGAGGCCTGGCGCACCGCCCGCGGCTTCGGCTGGAGCTGGGCCGAGGCCGGCGGCTGGCTGGCCGAGCAGGCCACGAAGGCCCTGGTCAGCGCAGGTGTGACGCCCCGTTGA
- a CDS encoding SDR family NAD(P)-dependent oxidoreductase — translation MDDRVRGVLVTGASRGIGRAVAEGFAARGDRVAVHYGNSRVDAEQTLRGLPGDGHALVGGDLGDAQAATDVVAEAVSALGTVDVLVNNAAVAPTAATRHDITEVAYEDWVSIWRRTFDVNLFGAANVSWAVARHLIERGAAGSIVNVGSRGAFRGEPEHPAYGASKAALHAMGQSLAVALAPHGIAVSTVAPGFVATERQTAKLAGADGDAVRGQSPFGRVGTPAEVAAAVLYLASPEAVWSSGTILDVNGASHLR, via the coding sequence ATGGACGACCGAGTGAGGGGCGTGCTGGTCACCGGCGCATCGCGGGGCATCGGCCGGGCGGTGGCCGAGGGATTCGCCGCGCGAGGCGATCGCGTTGCCGTGCACTACGGAAACAGTCGAGTCGACGCCGAGCAAACCCTGCGTGGGCTGCCGGGCGATGGACATGCGCTGGTCGGCGGCGATCTTGGCGACGCGCAGGCGGCGACCGATGTCGTCGCCGAAGCGGTCAGCGCGCTCGGCACGGTGGATGTCCTGGTCAACAACGCCGCAGTGGCCCCGACCGCCGCCACCCGTCACGACATCACCGAAGTCGCGTATGAAGACTGGGTGTCGATCTGGCGGCGGACGTTCGACGTGAACCTGTTCGGCGCGGCCAACGTCTCCTGGGCGGTCGCCCGCCACCTCATCGAACGGGGCGCGGCCGGCAGCATCGTCAACGTCGGGTCACGGGGTGCTTTTCGCGGCGAGCCGGAGCACCCGGCCTACGGTGCGAGCAAGGCCGCGCTGCATGCGATGGGTCAGTCGCTGGCCGTTGCCCTTGCCCCGCACGGCATCGCGGTGAGCACGGTCGCGCCCGGCTTCGTGGCGACCGAACGCCAGACGGCCAAGCTGGCCGGGGCCGACGGTGACGCGGTGCGCGGGCAGAGCCCGTTCGGCCGGGTCGGCACGCCGGCCGAGGTCGCCGCCGCCGTGCTGTACCTGGCCTCGCCGGAGGCGGTCTGGAGCTCGGGCACGATCCTCGACGTCAACGGGGCGTCACACCTGCGCTGA